Genomic window (Allostreptomyces psammosilenae):
GACCCACACCCCGCTCGACGCACCCGGCAGCAGCCGCAGGGGCTTCCTGCGAGCCGTCGGCCTCAGCGGAGGCGCCGGCGCCATGTTCGCCACCATGGGCGCCCTCGGCCTCGCCCCCACGGCGCACGCCGCCGGCACCGAAGCCCCCTTCCGGGCGCCGTCCGCCTCCGACTTCTCCCTCACCGGCCGTTCCGCCGCCTCCGTGGTCATCCTCGGCGGAGGCGTCGCCGGCCTGGCCACCGCCTACGAGCTGGGCAAGGCGGGCTACCGATGTACCGTCCTGGAGGCCCGTGACGTCGCCGGCGGCCGCAACTTCACCGTCCGCGGCGGCACCCGCCAGGAAGACCTGGACGGCAACGTGCAGACCGCGCGGTTCTCCGACGGCGTGTACTTCAACGCCGGCCCCGGCCGCATCGCGCAGTGGATGAACACCATGGACTACTGCCGCGAACTCGGCGTGGAGCTGGAGGTGTTCAGCAACACCAACGCGAGCGCCTACATCTACAACGAGAAGGCCGGCATGCGCCCCGGCGCCCCGATGCGCTACCGCACCGCCAAGGCCGACGTCTACGGCTACGTCAGCGAACTGCTGGCCAAGGCGGCCGACCAGGGCGCCCTGGACGCCCGCCTCACCGCCGACGACAAGGAACGGCTGCTGGAGTTCCTCCGGGACTTCGGCGACATCGGCGGGCGGGTGGCCGGCGACCCCGCCGCCAGCTGGCGCTACACCGGCGGGCAGCGGCGCGGCCTGGCGGCCGATCCCGGCGGCGTCGGGGAACCCGGTACCCCGCTCGGCCCGGTGCCGGACCTCTCCACCGTCCTTGCCTCCGGCGTCGGCCGCTACTTCTCCTTCGAGTTCGGCTACGACCAGGCCATGCTGATGTTCCAGCCGGTCGGCGGCATGGACGCCATCCCGCGCGCCCTGGCCAGGGCGATCGGTGGCCGACGGATCCAGCTGGGGTGCGCCGTCACCCGGGTCACCGACCGCGCCACCGACGTCGTCGTGGAGTACCGGGACGCCGGCGGCCGGACCCGCTCGATCACCGCCGACTACTGCGTCAGCGCCCTGCCGCCCCACATCATGGCGCGCATCCCGCACAACCTCGGCGGCGAGGTGAACACCGCCCTGAACGCGCTGCGTCCCTCCTCCGCCGGGAAGATCGGCCTGGAGTACCGCAGCCGGTGGTGGGAGACCGACCACGACATCTACGGCGGCATCACCGAGACGGACATGGACCTGGCGCACATCTGGTACCCGTCCAACGGGTTCCACTCCCGGCGCGGCCTGATCGTCGGCTACTACAACACCGGGGCCAACGCGGACGCCTACACCGCGCTGAGCCCGGCGGACAGGGAGAAGCGGGCCGTCGCGCAGGGCGTGAAGATCCACGGCGAGAAGTACCGGACGGAGCTGGCGCACTCCTTCTCCATCGCCTGGCGGCGCACCCCCTACCTGGAGAGCGCCTGGAACTACCCGACCGGCGGGCAGACCATCGAGGACCTCACGCAGCTGACCGAGCCGACCGGCCGGGTCTACTTCACCGGGGACTGGCTCAGCCACGCCGTCGCCTGGCAGCACGGCAGCTTCAGCTCGGCGCGGCAGGTGGTCACCCGCCTGCACAGCCGGGTGATGGCCGGCTGAGCCGCTGGCCCTGGCGGGCCGGCTGAGCCCTTGGCCCTGGCGGGCCGGCACCGGTTCGGGCCGGCACCGGTTCGGGCCGGCGCTGGCGAGCCGGCACGGGCGGGCTGATCACCTCCTGGTGGCGCGGAGCGCAAGGGGGCTTGGTGGCCCTGTGGACAACGCGGCGCCCCCCTGGTCTTCAGGGGTAGCGCGATGCGGGTGACGCGTGCAAGGGGGTATCCGCAGGCTGTGGACAGGCCCGGTTCAGGTGTTCGCCGGGTGGTTCGGGGTGTGGTGGGGCCTTTTACCCCGGGGCGGCGCGGGGCGCAAGGGCCCCGCGCCGCCCTGTGGATGACGCGGCACCCCCCCCGGTCAACAGGGGTAGCCCGCCGCCTGTGATGGGCGCAAGAGGGTTTCTGACGGCTGTGGACAACCCCGCGCTCGGGAGGTAGCCGCCGCCGGCCGGACAGAGCGCACTCCGTTCGGTCCAGACCGAGCATTGCCTGCTCGGGCCCGGGCACGCCTCTTCCGGACCGGACCGGGCGCGCCCCCTGCGGTCCGGACCGGGCATGCCCCCTTCCGGTCCGGACCGGACCGGGCGTGCCTCCTGCCAGCCCCGGACGGCCCCTTCCGGCCCGCACCGGGCATGCCCCCTCCGGCCAGCCCCGGGCGCCCCATCCGGACCGGATGGGGCGCGCCCGGAGGGCGCGTCGGCCCCACGCCCCCGCTGCGACAGCCGTCCTCACGCCCGTCCTCACGCCCGACGAACGCGCGGTGAAGCTTTGCGGAACGCTCACCGCAGAGCACCGCCCGCCCGCACCGATGCCGCCTACGGTCGACCATCGAGCCCTGTCCGGTCCGGTGGTCTGGCGCAGTTCGCGGAGGAGATCGGTGAACGGTTTTCCCTGGTTGGAGGTCACCCTCGCCTCTCTCGGCATAGCGGTCCCGATCCTCGTCGCCTTCTACGAGTTCGTGCTCGTCGGCCGCAAACGGCTCGGCTACCGGATCCAGATGGACACCACCGCAACCGAGGCGGTGCACTCCCCGCACGCCGGCGTCCTCCAGCGGCTGCAGCGCACGGACGGGGCGGCTCTGGTGGATCCGTCGTTCGTCCTGCTGCGCATCGAGAACAACGGCTCGACGCCCATCGACGTCGGCGACTACGCCGTGCTGGACGACGACAAGGTGGGAATCCGCGTCACCTTCCCGGAACGGAGGGTGGTCGGAATGGTGGTGACGGAGACCAGTGCGGACTTCCTCCGCGCCTCCTTCGGTGACAACTCCGGCCTGAGCGTCCGGGACGGCGTCATCGAGCTGCCCAAGGCCCCACTGAACCGCGGCGCGCACTACAAGGTGCTGGCGGCGCTGGAGCGGGTCGGCGACCGCCCCGGCGACGGTGCGGACGAGTTCCCCGCCCCGCAGGTGGTCGGCGGCATCAAGGGCGGGGTGGGCAACGGGGGCATCCAGGAGACCGCCAGTCGGACCGGGGTCTCCGGTCAGGCGGTCTGGCTGATCTGCTTCCTCGTGCTGATCGTCCTCGGTCAGTTCGTGGTCTCCCTCGACCGCGACGACACCCCGATCGACTGCGCGCGGGGGAACCTGGTCCTCACCGGGTCGACGGCCTTCCAGGCCGTGGTCATGGACGCGGCCGCCGCCTACCAGGCCGACTGCGGCGACCAGGCCCGCTTCGACACCCGCTTCGAGGGCAGCGACATCGGTCTGCGAGACCTGGAACAGGCCGGCGTGGAGGCGGACGAGGAGGGGGCGGCGCCACCCGAGTGGGTGACCTTCTCCGACGGCCCCAAGGGCAACGGCTTCCCCGGGCTGGTGTCACGGCCGGTGGCGTTCTCCCTGTTCACCATCGTCGTCTCCCCGGAGACACAGGTACGCGACCTGAGCCTGCAGGACGTCCGGGACCTGTTCGCGGGCAGGGTCGCCACCTGGCGGGACGTCGGTGGGGCGGACCTGCCGGTGGTGCTGGTCGGCAGGGAGTCCAGCTCGGGGACACGGCGCGCCTTCCAGCGCGAAGTCCTCCAGGCCGTGGAGGGAGCGGAGAACTCCGAGGACTGCCGCACCCTGACCCCCGGGGCGCCACCCGGTGTCCTGCGCTGCCGCCGGGAGAGCACCACCCACGTGCTGGAGACGGTCGCCGAGACCCCGGGGGCCATCGGCTACAGCGGCGTGGAGGAGGCGATGGACCGCGACGACGTGGTGATGGTGCGCATCGACGACCGCGAGGCCGTGCTGGAGAACGCGGACGCGGGCGTCTACCCGTTCTGGGCGACCGAGTTCGCCTACACCTACGGAGAGCCGCCCGCGGACTCGCTGACCGCCAGCTTCCTGCGCTACCTCACCAACTCCGCCGGCCAGGACATCATCCGCGCGCACGGCCACCACACCTGCGACGCGCTGCGCGACCGGGTGCGCTGCCAACCCCTCGACCCGGTGGCGACGGACGGCGGTGTCCGGGGCGCCGCGGCCGGCGGATAGGCTCCTCGCATGCTGTCCGTAGGACTCACCGGCGGTGTCGGCAGCGGCAAGTCCGCCGTCTCGGCGCTGCTCGCCGAACACGGAGCCGTGGTCATCGACGCCGACCGCCTCGCCCGCGAGGTCGTCGAACCCGGGACCGAGGGCCTGGCCGAGATCGTCACCGCCTTCGGGCCCGGGGTGCTGCGGCCGGACGGCTCGCTGGACCGGCCCGCGCTCGCCGCGCGCGTCTTCGGCGACGAGGAGCAGCGCCGCCGCCTGAACGGCATCGTCCACCCCCGGGTGCGCGCCCGGGCCGCCGAACTCCAGGCCGCCGCCCCGGCCGACGCCGTCGTCGTGCAGGACATCCCGCTGCTGGTGGAGAGCGGCCTCGCCCCCTCCTTCGACGTCGTGGTGGTGGTGGACGCGGCACCCGAGACCCAGCTCGACCGGCTGGTCCGGCTGCGCGGCATGGCCGAGGCCGACGCCCGCGCCCGGATCGCCGCCCAGGCGACCCGCCAGGAGCGCCGCCGGGTCGCCGACCTGGTGATCGACAACGACGGCCCGCTGGAGGAGCTGCCCGGGAAGGTCGCCGAGGTCTGGCGGGAGCTGTGCCGGCGCGCGTCCGCCGGGGAGCGCCCGGCGGACGCCGGTCCGAACGGCGTCGCCTGACCGATGTCGGTGGCGGGTCGTACGGTGGTAGGCGTGCGACCCACCACCGACATCGAGCGCAGGGTGGCGCCTTTCGAGGTCGTCAGCCCGTACCAGCCCTCCGGGGACCAGCCGCGGGCCATCGAGGATCTCGAGCGCCGCATCGGCGGCGGCGAGAAGGACGTCGTCCTGCTCGGAGCCACCGGCACCGGCAAGTCCGCCACGACCGCCTGGATGATCGAGCGGCTCCAGCGACCCACGCTGGTCATGGCCCCGAACAAGACCCTGGCCGCGCAGCTCGCGAACGAGTTCCGCGAGCTGCTGCCGAACAACGCCGTCGAGTACTTCGTCTCGTACTACGACTACTACCAGCCCGAGGCGTACGTCCCGCAGACGGACACCTACATCGAGAAGGACTCCTCGATCAACGAGGAGGTGGAGCGGCTGCGCCACTCCGCCACCAACTCGCTGCTCACCCGGCGCGACGTGGTCGTCGTCGCCTCCGTCTCCTGCATCTACGGCCTGGGCACCCCGCAGGAGTACGTCGACCGGATGGTCCGGCTCCGCGTCGGCGAGGAGATCGACCGCGACCTCCTGCTGCGCCGCTTCGTGGACATCCAGTACACCCGCAACGACATGGCGTTCACCCGCGGCACCTTCCGGGTGCGGGGCGACACCATCGAGATCTTCCCGGTCTACGAGGAGCTCGCGGTGCGGATCGAGATGTTCGGCGACGAGATCGAGTCGCTGTCCACGCTGCACCCGCTCACCGGCGAGGTGGTCACCGAGGACACCGAGATGTACGTCTTCCCCGCCACCCACTACGTCGCCGGCCCGGAGCGCATGGAGCGGGCCATCGCCGGCATCGAGGCGGAGCTGGAGGAGACCCTCGCCACGATGGAGCGGCAGGGCAAGCTGCTGGAGGCGCAGCGGCTGCGCATGCGCACCACCTACGACATCGAGATGATGCGGCAGGTCGGCACCTGCGCGGGCATCGAGAACTACTCGCGGCACATCGACGGCCGGGAGCCCGGCACGGCGCCCAACACGCTCCTGGACTACTTCCCGGAGGACTTCCTCCTCGTCATCGACGAGTCGCACGTCACCGTGCCGCAGATCGGCGCCATGTACGAGGGCGACGCCTCCCGCAAGCGGACCCTGGTGGAGCACGGCTTCCGGCTGCCCTCGGCCATGGACAACCGGCCGCTGAAGTGGGAGGAGTTCCTGGAGCGGATCGGGCAGACGGTCTACCTCTCCGCCACCCCCGGCCCGTACGAGCTGTCCCGGTCCAGCGGCGTGGTGGAGCAGATCATCCGGCCGACCGGCCTGGTGGACCCGGAGGTGATCGTCAAGCCCACCAAGGGCCAGATCGACGACCTGGTCCACGAGATCCGGCTGCGCTGCGAGCGGGACGAACGGGTGCTGGTCACCACGCTCACCAAGAAGATGGCCGAGGACCTCACCGACTACCTGCTGGAACTCGACATCCGAGTCCGCTACCTGCACAGCGACATCGACACGCTCCGCCGGGTGGAGCTGCTGCGGGACCTGCGCGCCGGCGCCTACGACGTCCTGGTCGGCATCAACCTGCTGCGGGAGGGCCTGGACCTGCCGGAGGTCTCCCTGGTGGCGATCCTGGACGCCGACAAGGAGGGCTTCCTGCGCTCGGGCACCTCGCTGATCCAGACGATCGGCCGCGCGGCCCGGAACGTCTCCGGCCAGGTGCACATGTACGCCGACACGATCACGCCCTCGATGGCCAAGGCGATCGACGAGACCAACCGCCGGCGGGCCAAGCAGATCGCCTACAACGAGGCCCACGGGGTGGACCCGCAGCCGCTGCGCAAGCGCATCGGCGACATCCTGGACGCCATCGCCCGGGAGGACGCCGACACCGGCGAGCTCCTCGGCTCCGGCCGGGCCAGCTCCCGGGGCAAGGCGCCGGTGCCCGGGCCGGGCGGCGGCGGGGCGCGTGCCGGTTCCGGCAAGGGCCGCGGCGAGGGGCTGCCCGCCGCGGAGCTCGCCGACCTGATCACCCAGCTCACCGAGCAGATGCACGCCGCGGCGGCCGAGCTGCAGTTCGAGGTCGCCGCCCGGCTGCGGGACGAGGTCGGCGAGCTGAAGAAGGAGCTGCGCTCGATGAAGGACGCCGGGGTGGCCTGACCTCCGCGTTCCCCGCCCACGGATCCGCGCGCGCGGTGGCGCGGAACACGTCCCCGGGCCACCCGCCCGGGGACGTTTCGGGCGTGCCGTTCGTCCTCCTCATGACGCCCGTAACCCCCGGCGCACGGGCATGTTGCAGGACTGCCACAAAAACCCACCCGATTTGGCGCGACGTGACGCGGAGTGCGTAAGGTCTCGGGGTGTCCAACCGCCTTCGGCCGACCGGACGCCGGACGCAGAACATGAGGAGGAGCGGACCTTGTCCGTGAACTTGACCAAGGGTCAGCGCATCAGCCTGGCGAAGAGCGACGGCGGGGCGCTCAATGTGGTCCGCATGGGCCTGGGTTGGGACGCGGTGAAGCGCCGGGGGCTGTTCGGCCGTCGCGAGCAGGAGATCGACCTGGACGCCTCGGCGGTGCTCTTCGCCGACCAGCAGCCGGTCGACGTGGTCTTCTTCCAGCACCTGACCAGCAACGACGGCTCCATCCGGCACACCGGTGACAACCGCACCGGTGTCGGCGACGGTGACGACGAGTCGATCCTGGTGGACCTGCCGCGTGTGCCGGCGCACGTCAACCAGATCTTCTTCGTGGTGAACTCCTTCACCGGCCAGACCTTCCAGGAGGTCGAGAACGCCTTCTGCCGCCTGGTCGACGAGAGCACCGGCCAGGAGCTGGCCCGCTACACGCTGACCGGTGGCGGCCCGCAGACCGCGCAGATCATGGCGAAGGTCTACCGGCACGGCAACGAGTGGAAGATGGCCGCCATCGGCGAGCCGGCGCACGGCCGCACCTTCCAGGACCTGATGCCGGCGGTCGCCGCGCACCTGTGACACCGGTGCTCCTGACACCGGTTCGGGCCCCGGTCACCCCGGGGCCGGCCACACGGTGACGGGGCCCGTCGGCGACCGCCGGCGGGCCCCGCGCGCTTTCCCCACCGGGGGTCGGCTTCCCCACCGGGGCGAGCCGCCACGTTCGCGCCACCCCGCGTCACCCCACTAGCATCCCCACCACCATTCGTGCCCGAGGGCACGTCCCGTACCGCGCCGACCAGGGGGGCCCGCACGGCCATGCAGCTCAGCAAGGGACAGAACACCGCACTGCCCGGCACCA
Coding sequences:
- the uvrB gene encoding excinuclease ABC subunit UvrB, with the translated sequence MRPTTDIERRVAPFEVVSPYQPSGDQPRAIEDLERRIGGGEKDVVLLGATGTGKSATTAWMIERLQRPTLVMAPNKTLAAQLANEFRELLPNNAVEYFVSYYDYYQPEAYVPQTDTYIEKDSSINEEVERLRHSATNSLLTRRDVVVVASVSCIYGLGTPQEYVDRMVRLRVGEEIDRDLLLRRFVDIQYTRNDMAFTRGTFRVRGDTIEIFPVYEELAVRIEMFGDEIESLSTLHPLTGEVVTEDTEMYVFPATHYVAGPERMERAIAGIEAELEETLATMERQGKLLEAQRLRMRTTYDIEMMRQVGTCAGIENYSRHIDGREPGTAPNTLLDYFPEDFLLVIDESHVTVPQIGAMYEGDASRKRTLVEHGFRLPSAMDNRPLKWEEFLERIGQTVYLSATPGPYELSRSSGVVEQIIRPTGLVDPEVIVKPTKGQIDDLVHEIRLRCERDERVLVTTLTKKMAEDLTDYLLELDIRVRYLHSDIDTLRRVELLRDLRAGAYDVLVGINLLREGLDLPEVSLVAILDADKEGFLRSGTSLIQTIGRAARNVSGQVHMYADTITPSMAKAIDETNRRRAKQIAYNEAHGVDPQPLRKRIGDILDAIAREDADTGELLGSGRASSRGKAPVPGPGGGGARAGSGKGRGEGLPAAELADLITQLTEQMHAAAAELQFEVAARLRDEVGELKKELRSMKDAGVA
- a CDS encoding TerD family protein is translated as MSVNLTKGQRISLAKSDGGALNVVRMGLGWDAVKRRGLFGRREQEIDLDASAVLFADQQPVDVVFFQHLTSNDGSIRHTGDNRTGVGDGDDESILVDLPRVPAHVNQIFFVVNSFTGQTFQEVENAFCRLVDESTGQELARYTLTGGGPQTAQIMAKVYRHGNEWKMAAIGEPAHGRTFQDLMPAVAAHL
- a CDS encoding substrate-binding domain-containing protein; translation: MNGFPWLEVTLASLGIAVPILVAFYEFVLVGRKRLGYRIQMDTTATEAVHSPHAGVLQRLQRTDGAALVDPSFVLLRIENNGSTPIDVGDYAVLDDDKVGIRVTFPERRVVGMVVTETSADFLRASFGDNSGLSVRDGVIELPKAPLNRGAHYKVLAALERVGDRPGDGADEFPAPQVVGGIKGGVGNGGIQETASRTGVSGQAVWLICFLVLIVLGQFVVSLDRDDTPIDCARGNLVLTGSTAFQAVVMDAAAAYQADCGDQARFDTRFEGSDIGLRDLEQAGVEADEEGAAPPEWVTFSDGPKGNGFPGLVSRPVAFSLFTIVVSPETQVRDLSLQDVRDLFAGRVATWRDVGGADLPVVLVGRESSSGTRRAFQREVLQAVEGAENSEDCRTLTPGAPPGVLRCRRESTTHVLETVAETPGAIGYSGVEEAMDRDDVVMVRIDDREAVLENADAGVYPFWATEFAYTYGEPPADSLTASFLRYLTNSAGQDIIRAHGHHTCDALRDRVRCQPLDPVATDGGVRGAAAGG
- a CDS encoding flavin monoamine oxidase family protein, producing the protein MFATMGALGLAPTAHAAGTEAPFRAPSASDFSLTGRSAASVVILGGGVAGLATAYELGKAGYRCTVLEARDVAGGRNFTVRGGTRQEDLDGNVQTARFSDGVYFNAGPGRIAQWMNTMDYCRELGVELEVFSNTNASAYIYNEKAGMRPGAPMRYRTAKADVYGYVSELLAKAADQGALDARLTADDKERLLEFLRDFGDIGGRVAGDPAASWRYTGGQRRGLAADPGGVGEPGTPLGPVPDLSTVLASGVGRYFSFEFGYDQAMLMFQPVGGMDAIPRALARAIGGRRIQLGCAVTRVTDRATDVVVEYRDAGGRTRSITADYCVSALPPHIMARIPHNLGGEVNTALNALRPSSAGKIGLEYRSRWWETDHDIYGGITETDMDLAHIWYPSNGFHSRRGLIVGYYNTGANADAYTALSPADREKRAVAQGVKIHGEKYRTELAHSFSIAWRRTPYLESAWNYPTGGQTIEDLTQLTEPTGRVYFTGDWLSHAVAWQHGSFSSARQVVTRLHSRVMAG
- the coaE gene encoding dephospho-CoA kinase, encoding MLSVGLTGGVGSGKSAVSALLAEHGAVVIDADRLAREVVEPGTEGLAEIVTAFGPGVLRPDGSLDRPALAARVFGDEEQRRRLNGIVHPRVRARAAELQAAAPADAVVVQDIPLLVESGLAPSFDVVVVVDAAPETQLDRLVRLRGMAEADARARIAAQATRQERRRVADLVIDNDGPLEELPGKVAEVWRELCRRASAGERPADAGPNGVA